One Streptomyces sp. NBC_01217 genomic region harbors:
- a CDS encoding elongation factor G-like protein EF-G2, with product MGDKAHAHTGAAGRAATADQPSSVRNVVLVGHSGSGKTTLVEALALTAGAVNRAGRVEDGATVSDYDEIEHRQQRSVQLSLVPVEWGGYKINLLDTPGYADFVGELRAGLRAADAALFIVSAAQEADAVAGATRAVWDECAAVGMPRAIVVTHLDTARTSFEEMTRICGEIYGGDDPDAVLPLYLPVHGPEGPDGHAPLTGLTGLLGQRIFDYSSGERQENPPADEQRPTLQEARNRLIEGIIAESEDETLMDRYLGGGDIDIKTLVDDLERAVARDAFHPVLTAAPAAQGARQGIGTVELLDLITGGFPTPMEHPLPEVTPLHGAPRPVLSCDPQGPLVAEVVKTASDPYVGRVSLVRVFSGTLRPDETVHVFGHGLTEPGHETRPFHEAEVRVGALSSPFGKQQRPLTACIAGDLACVAKLGSAETGDTLSAMDQPLLMDPWTTPDPLLPLAIEAHSKADEDKLSQGLSRLVTEDPTMRLEQNQDTHQVVLWCLGEAHQDVALDRLRTRYGVQVDAVPHKVSLRETFAAPSTGRGRHVKQSGGHGQYAICEIDVEPLPPGSGIEFVDKVVGGAVPRQFIPSVEKGVRAQAARGVAAGHPLVDVRITLRDGKSHSVDSSDAAFQTAGALALREAAADTRIQLLEPVAELHVLVPDDYVGPVMSDLSGRRGRVIGTEQSGPGRTLVRAEVPELEIGRYAIDLRSLSHGAGRFDRAYARHEAMPPQLAERIREQRENNPNDA from the coding sequence ATGGGCGACAAGGCACACGCACACACCGGGGCCGCCGGCAGGGCAGCGACGGCCGACCAGCCCTCATCCGTACGGAATGTGGTGCTGGTCGGCCACAGCGGATCCGGCAAGACCACCCTCGTCGAGGCCCTCGCACTGACCGCGGGCGCGGTCAACCGGGCGGGCCGGGTCGAGGACGGCGCCACCGTCTCCGACTACGACGAGATCGAACACCGCCAGCAACGCTCCGTACAGCTCTCGCTCGTCCCCGTCGAATGGGGCGGGTACAAGATCAATCTGCTGGACACCCCCGGATACGCCGATTTCGTCGGGGAACTCAGGGCCGGTCTGCGGGCAGCGGACGCGGCCCTGTTCATCGTGTCCGCGGCCCAGGAGGCCGATGCCGTGGCGGGTGCCACCCGGGCCGTGTGGGACGAGTGCGCAGCCGTCGGAATGCCGCGCGCCATCGTCGTCACGCACCTCGACACCGCGCGCACCTCGTTCGAGGAGATGACCCGGATCTGCGGCGAGATCTACGGCGGCGACGACCCCGACGCCGTACTCCCGCTCTACCTGCCCGTACACGGCCCCGAGGGCCCCGACGGGCACGCCCCGCTCACCGGACTCACCGGACTCCTCGGCCAGCGGATCTTCGACTACTCCTCGGGCGAGCGGCAGGAGAACCCGCCCGCCGACGAACAGCGCCCCACACTCCAGGAGGCCCGCAACCGGCTCATCGAGGGGATCATCGCCGAGAGCGAGGACGAGACCCTCATGGACCGCTACCTCGGCGGCGGCGACATCGACATCAAGACACTCGTCGACGACCTGGAGCGCGCCGTCGCCCGAGACGCCTTCCACCCCGTCCTCACCGCGGCCCCCGCCGCGCAGGGCGCCCGCCAGGGCATCGGAACGGTCGAGCTCCTGGACCTGATCACGGGCGGCTTCCCCACCCCGATGGAACACCCGCTCCCCGAGGTCACCCCGCTGCACGGGGCCCCGCGGCCGGTCCTGAGCTGCGACCCGCAGGGCCCGCTCGTCGCCGAGGTCGTCAAGACGGCCTCCGACCCGTACGTCGGCCGGGTCTCGCTCGTACGCGTCTTCTCCGGCACCCTGCGCCCCGACGAAACCGTCCATGTCTTCGGCCACGGCCTCACCGAGCCCGGCCACGAGACCCGCCCCTTCCACGAGGCGGAGGTGCGCGTCGGCGCACTCTCCTCCCCCTTCGGCAAACAGCAGCGCCCGCTCACCGCGTGCATCGCCGGGGATCTGGCCTGCGTCGCCAAACTGGGCAGCGCCGAGACCGGGGACACCCTCTCCGCCATGGACCAGCCGCTGCTGATGGACCCCTGGACCACACCGGACCCACTGCTGCCACTCGCCATCGAGGCACACAGCAAGGCGGACGAGGACAAGCTCTCCCAGGGGCTCTCCCGACTGGTCACCGAGGACCCGACCATGCGGCTCGAACAGAACCAGGACACCCACCAGGTGGTCCTGTGGTGCCTCGGCGAGGCCCATCAGGACGTGGCGCTGGACCGGCTGCGCACCCGCTACGGCGTCCAGGTCGACGCCGTACCGCACAAGGTGTCGCTGCGCGAGACCTTCGCCGCCCCGTCGACCGGCCGCGGCCGGCATGTGAAACAGTCCGGCGGCCACGGCCAGTACGCCATCTGCGAGATCGACGTGGAGCCGCTGCCACCCGGATCGGGCATCGAATTCGTCGACAAGGTGGTCGGCGGAGCGGTACCGCGCCAGTTCATCCCCTCCGTCGAGAAGGGCGTGCGCGCCCAGGCCGCGCGAGGCGTCGCGGCCGGGCATCCGCTGGTCGACGTACGCATCACCCTGCGGGACGGAAAGTCCCACTCGGTGGACTCCTCCGACGCCGCGTTCCAGACCGCGGGCGCGCTGGCCCTGCGCGAAGCCGCCGCCGACACCCGCATCCAGCTCCTCGAACCCGTCGCCGAACTCCATGTCCTCGTCCCCGACGACTACGTCGGGCCGGTGATGAGCGATCTGTCCGGGCGGCGCGGCAGAGTGATCGGAACCGAACAGTCCGGCCCCGGACGCACTCTCGTACGGGCCGAGGTCCCGGAGCTGGAGATCGGCCGGTACGCCATCGACCTGCGCTCCCTGTCCCATGGCGCCGGGCGCTTCGACCGGGCGTACGCCCGGCACGAAGCCATGCCCCCACAGCTCGCCGAACGCATCCGCGAACAGCGGGAGAACAACCCGAACGACGCGTGA
- a CDS encoding glycosyltransferase family 4 protein, which produces MKIGIVCPYSWDVPGGVQFHIRDLAEHLIRLGHRVSVLAPADDETPLPPYVVSAGRAVPVPYNGSVARLNFGFLSAARVRRWLHDGTFDVIHIHEPTSPSLGLLACWAAQGPIVATFHTSNPRSRAMIAAYPILQPALEKISARIAVSEYARRTLVEHLGGDAVVIPNGVDVGFFAGAEPKAEWQGGTIGFIGRIDEPRKGLPVLMRALPAILAARPETRLLVAGRGDEEEAVASLPEEMRARVEFLGMVSDEDKARLLRSVDVYVAPNTGGESFGIILVEAMSAGAPVLASDLDAFAQVLDQGAAGELFANEDAHALASAAVRLLGDPQRRTELSERGSAHVRRFDWSTVGADILAVYETVTDGAASVAADERTGLRARFGLARD; this is translated from the coding sequence GTGAAGATCGGCATCGTCTGCCCGTACTCGTGGGACGTACCCGGCGGTGTGCAGTTCCACATCCGGGACCTGGCCGAACATCTGATCCGGCTGGGCCACCGGGTGTCGGTGCTGGCGCCCGCCGACGACGAGACACCGCTGCCGCCGTACGTGGTCTCGGCGGGCCGGGCCGTGCCCGTCCCGTACAACGGCTCCGTCGCCCGGCTGAACTTCGGCTTCCTCTCGGCCGCCCGGGTGCGCCGCTGGCTGCACGACGGCACCTTCGACGTGATCCACATCCACGAGCCGACCTCGCCGTCGCTGGGGCTGCTGGCCTGCTGGGCCGCGCAGGGGCCGATCGTCGCCACGTTCCACACCTCCAACCCGCGCTCCCGGGCGATGATCGCCGCGTACCCGATCCTGCAGCCCGCACTGGAGAAGATCAGCGCGCGCATCGCGGTGAGCGAGTACGCGCGCCGGACCCTGGTCGAGCACCTGGGCGGAGACGCGGTCGTCATCCCGAACGGGGTCGATGTCGGCTTCTTCGCCGGGGCCGAGCCCAAGGCCGAGTGGCAGGGCGGCACGATCGGCTTCATCGGGCGCATCGACGAGCCCCGCAAGGGCCTGCCCGTCCTGATGAGGGCACTGCCCGCGATCCTCGCCGCGCGCCCGGAGACCAGGCTGCTGGTGGCGGGCCGGGGCGACGAGGAGGAGGCCGTCGCCTCGCTGCCCGAAGAGATGCGCGCACGCGTCGAGTTCCTCGGCATGGTGAGCGACGAGGACAAGGCGAGGCTGCTGCGCAGCGTCGATGTGTACGTCGCGCCCAACACGGGCGGCGAGAGCTTCGGCATCATCCTGGTCGAGGCGATGTCGGCCGGCGCGCCGGTCCTCGCCAGCGATCTGGACGCGTTCGCCCAGGTCCTGGACCAGGGCGCGGCGGGCGAGCTCTTCGCCAACGAGGACGCGCACGCGCTGGCGTCGGCGGCGGTCCGGCTGCTCGGCGACCCGCAGCGGCGTACGGAGCTCAGTGAGCGGGGAAGCGCGCATGTGCGGCGTTTCGACTGGTCGACGGTCGGGGCGGACATCCTCGCGGTGTACGAGACGGTGACGGACGGCGCGGCCTCGGTGGCCGCCGACGAACGCACGGGCCTGCGCGCCCGCTTCGGACTGGCACGGGACTAG
- a CDS encoding potassium channel family protein, with translation MSDQPADSAPPRFTRWEQRTEVPLFYASLLFLLGYAFRVLAPHDARPWNDIALALVGATWLIFAVDYVVRLRLSGLGLRFIRVHALDTAVLLLPLLRPLRLIKVYTAVRRRRAQPRLSLYARVITYAGASALLLGFSAALAVYRQERNAKGASIRTFGDAVWWACETLTTVGYGDAVPVTPVGRLVAAGLMACGLALLGAVTGSFSSWLLQVFRREDEKRPPEGG, from the coding sequence ATGAGCGACCAGCCCGCGGACTCCGCCCCGCCACGTTTCACGCGCTGGGAGCAGCGCACGGAAGTGCCGCTCTTCTACGCCTCACTGCTCTTCCTGCTCGGCTACGCGTTCCGCGTCCTCGCCCCTCACGACGCCAGGCCCTGGAACGACATCGCCCTCGCCCTGGTCGGCGCCACCTGGTTGATCTTCGCGGTGGACTACGTCGTACGGCTCCGGCTCAGCGGCCTCGGCCTCCGCTTCATCCGGGTGCACGCGCTGGACACGGCGGTACTGCTGCTTCCCCTGCTGCGGCCGCTGCGACTGATCAAGGTCTACACCGCGGTCCGGCGACGCAGGGCGCAGCCCCGGCTGAGCCTGTACGCCCGTGTGATCACCTATGCCGGTGCGAGCGCCCTGCTCCTCGGCTTCTCCGCCGCGCTCGCCGTCTACCGCCAGGAACGCAACGCGAAGGGGGCCTCGATCCGTACCTTCGGCGACGCGGTGTGGTGGGCGTGCGAGACGCTCACGACGGTGGGGTACGGGGACGCGGTACCGGTCACGCCGGTCGGCCGGCTCGTGGCGGCGGGCCTGATGGCCTGCGGGCTGGCGCTGCTGGGGGCGGTGACGGGTTCGTTCTCGTCGTGGCTGTTGCAGGTGTTCAGACGGGAGGACGAGAAGAGGCCCCCGGAGGGCGGTTAG
- a CDS encoding DUF4365 domain-containing protein, which yields MALAQPEPSGLLPQRVTPLRGTLATTACMETLQVGYLHAVAAAAGCSLSQPFPDNGIDWHVSHGAPGHTVDDEVTIKVQLKCTYQLPPHPPGPTFSFTLDNAHLVKLARTPVSVHKILVVMIVPRSQDEWLRAGHDRLDLRHCCYWTNLAGHTVTGRHRTTVRIPTSRIFDDRALCEIMTRVGAGGRP from the coding sequence ATGGCGCTCGCGCAGCCCGAACCGAGCGGGCTGCTGCCCCAGCGGGTCACTCCGCTGCGCGGCACACTCGCCACCACCGCCTGCATGGAGACCCTCCAGGTGGGCTACCTTCACGCCGTCGCGGCCGCGGCGGGGTGCTCCCTGTCCCAGCCCTTTCCCGACAACGGCATCGACTGGCACGTCAGCCACGGCGCCCCCGGTCACACCGTGGACGACGAGGTGACCATAAAGGTGCAGCTCAAGTGCACCTACCAGCTCCCGCCGCACCCGCCCGGACCGACGTTCTCCTTCACGCTCGACAACGCACACCTCGTGAAGCTCGCCCGGACGCCCGTGTCGGTGCACAAGATCCTGGTCGTGATGATCGTGCCGCGCAGCCAGGACGAGTGGCTGCGCGCCGGACACGACCGGCTCGATCTGCGGCACTGCTGTTACTGGACCAACCTGGCCGGCCACACGGTGACGGGCCGGCACAGGACCACCGTGCGGATCCCGACCTCGCGCATATTCGACGACCGGGCGCTCTGCGAGATCATGACCCGCGTAGGGGCGGGAGGGAGACCCTGA
- the pdxT gene encoding pyridoxal 5'-phosphate synthase glutaminase subunit PdxT, translating into MSDTPVIGVLALQGDVREHLIALASADALARPVRRPEELAEVDGLVIPGGESTTMSKLASLFGMLEPLRERVRNGMPVYGTCAGMILLADKILDPRSGQETIGGIDMIVRRNAFGRQNESFEAAVEVAGIEGGPVEGVFIRAPWVESVGAQAEVVAEHGGHIVAVRQRNALATSFHPELTGDHRVHALFVDMVRAVG; encoded by the coding sequence ATGAGCGACACCCCTGTGATCGGAGTCCTGGCTCTCCAGGGCGACGTACGGGAACACCTGATCGCCCTGGCCTCGGCGGATGCCCTGGCCAGGCCGGTCCGGCGTCCCGAGGAACTCGCCGAGGTCGACGGCCTGGTCATACCCGGTGGCGAGTCCACCACGATGTCCAAGCTGGCTTCCCTGTTCGGCATGCTGGAACCGCTGCGCGAGCGGGTACGAAACGGGATGCCGGTCTACGGCACCTGCGCCGGAATGATTCTGCTCGCCGACAAGATCCTCGACCCGCGCTCGGGCCAGGAGACGATCGGCGGGATCGACATGATCGTGCGCCGTAACGCCTTCGGGCGGCAGAACGAATCCTTCGAGGCAGCCGTCGAGGTCGCCGGAATCGAGGGCGGCCCGGTCGAGGGCGTGTTCATCCGCGCCCCTTGGGTGGAATCGGTCGGCGCGCAGGCCGAGGTGGTCGCGGAGCACGGCGGTCACATTGTCGCCGTGCGCCAGAGAAATGCCCTGGCGACGTCTTTCCACCCGGAACTGACCGGGGACCATCGGGTTCACGCGTTGTTCGTGGACATGGTGCGCGCAGTCGGCTGA
- the pdxS gene encoding pyridoxal 5'-phosphate synthase lyase subunit PdxS, which produces MSTLPITPQSTDTPATGTARVKRGMAEQLKGGVIMDVVNAEQAKIAEDAGAVAVMALERVPADIRKDGGVARMSDPNMIEEIIEAVSIPVMAKSRIGHFVEAQVLQSLGVDYIDESEVLTPADEVNHSDKFAFTTPFVCGATNLGEALRRIAEGAAMIRSKGEAGTGNVVEAVRHLRQIKNEIARLRGYDNNELYAAAKDLRAPYELVKEVAELGKLPVVLFSAGGVATPADAALMRQLGAEGVFVGSGIFKSGDPAKRAAAIVKATTFYDDPKIIADASRNLGEAMVGINCDTLPEAERYANRGW; this is translated from the coding sequence GTGTCCACGCTTCCCATCACCCCGCAGTCCACCGACACCCCGGCCACCGGCACCGCCCGCGTCAAGCGCGGCATGGCCGAGCAGCTCAAGGGCGGCGTGATCATGGACGTCGTCAACGCTGAGCAGGCGAAGATCGCCGAGGACGCCGGCGCCGTTGCAGTCATGGCCCTGGAGCGCGTGCCCGCCGACATCCGCAAGGACGGCGGCGTGGCCCGGATGTCGGACCCGAACATGATCGAGGAGATCATCGAGGCCGTCTCCATCCCGGTCATGGCGAAGTCCCGCATCGGACACTTCGTCGAGGCCCAGGTCCTGCAGTCCCTCGGCGTCGACTACATCGACGAGTCCGAGGTCCTCACCCCGGCCGACGAGGTCAACCACAGCGACAAGTTCGCCTTCACCACCCCGTTCGTCTGCGGCGCCACCAACCTGGGCGAGGCCCTGCGCCGTATCGCCGAGGGCGCGGCCATGATCCGCTCGAAGGGTGAGGCCGGCACCGGAAACGTCGTCGAGGCGGTCCGTCACCTGCGCCAGATCAAGAACGAGATCGCCCGGCTGCGCGGCTACGACAACAACGAGCTGTACGCCGCCGCCAAGGACCTCCGCGCCCCCTACGAGCTGGTCAAGGAGGTCGCCGAGCTCGGCAAGCTGCCCGTCGTGCTGTTCTCCGCGGGCGGCGTCGCCACCCCCGCCGACGCCGCGCTGATGCGTCAGCTCGGCGCCGAGGGCGTCTTCGTCGGCTCCGGCATCTTCAAGTCCGGCGACCCGGCCAAGCGCGCCGCCGCCATCGTGAAGGCCACCACCTTCTACGACGACCCGAAGATCATCGCGGACGCCTCCCGGAACCTGGGCGAGGCCATGGTCGGCATCAACTGCGACACCCTGCCCGAGGCCGAGCGCTACGCCAACCGTGGCTGGTAG
- a CDS encoding phosphatidylinositol mannoside acyltransferase, which translates to MSGAPGDAPTGLRDRLTDGLYGFGWSAVKKLPEPVARALFRTIADQVWKRRGKSVLRLESNLARVVPGASPARLAALSKAGMRSYMRYWMESFRLPTWSPARIKASIEVADAHRLTDGLDAGRGVVLALPHLGNWDLAGAWVTTDLKVPFTTVAERLKPETLYDRFVAYREGLGMEVLPHSGGAAFGTLARRLRAGGLVCLVADRDLSASGVEVKFFGDTARMPAGPALLAQQTGALLLPVTLSYDETPVMKARIHPPVEVPRSGSRTEKTSSMTQALADAFAVGIAEHPEDWHMLQRLWLADLEPGDNREDRP; encoded by the coding sequence GTGAGCGGCGCACCGGGCGACGCGCCCACAGGCCTGCGGGACCGGCTGACCGACGGGCTGTACGGGTTCGGCTGGAGCGCCGTCAAGAAGCTCCCCGAGCCGGTCGCCCGGGCCCTCTTCCGCACCATCGCCGACCAGGTGTGGAAGCGCCGGGGCAAGAGTGTGCTGCGGCTGGAGTCGAATCTGGCGCGGGTGGTGCCGGGGGCGTCTCCTGCCCGGCTCGCCGCGCTCTCCAAGGCCGGGATGCGCTCGTACATGCGCTACTGGATGGAGTCGTTCCGGCTGCCCACCTGGAGTCCCGCGCGGATCAAGGCGTCCATAGAGGTGGCGGACGCGCACCGGCTGACCGACGGTCTCGACGCCGGCCGCGGTGTCGTCCTCGCCCTTCCGCACCTGGGGAACTGGGACCTGGCGGGAGCCTGGGTCACCACCGATCTCAAGGTGCCCTTCACCACGGTCGCCGAGCGGCTCAAGCCGGAGACGCTGTACGACCGTTTCGTGGCCTACCGCGAAGGGCTCGGCATGGAGGTCCTGCCGCACAGCGGCGGCGCCGCCTTCGGCACCCTGGCACGGCGGCTGCGCGCGGGGGGCCTGGTCTGTCTGGTCGCCGACCGAGATCTGTCGGCCTCCGGCGTCGAGGTGAAGTTCTTCGGCGACACCGCACGCATGCCCGCGGGACCGGCGCTGCTGGCCCAGCAGACCGGAGCGCTGCTGCTGCCCGTGACGCTCTCGTACGACGAGACGCCCGTAATGAAGGCGCGCATCCATCCGCCGGTCGAGGTGCCCCGGTCAGGCAGCCGTACGGAGAAGACGTCCTCCATGACACAGGCGCTGGCCGATGCCTTCGCCGTCGGGATCGCCGAGCATCCGGAGGACTGGCACATGCTGCAACGGCTCTGGCTTGCGGATCTGGAGCCCGGGGACAACCGGGAGGACCGGCCGTGA
- a CDS encoding HIT family protein — translation MLIAMTSEPEQQIGVGTPDAFQRLWTPHRMAYIQGENKPTGPEAGDGCPFCAIPSKSDEDGLIVARGEKVYAVLNLYPYNGGHLMVVPYRHVADYTELDGPETMELADFTKRAMVALRAASGAHGFNIGLNQGASAGAGIAAHLHQHLVPRWGGDTNFMPVIGHTKVLPQLLADTRKMLADAWPAAG, via the coding sequence ATGCTGATCGCCATGACGAGTGAGCCGGAGCAGCAGATCGGAGTGGGGACGCCCGACGCGTTCCAGCGCCTGTGGACGCCCCACCGGATGGCGTATATCCAGGGTGAGAACAAGCCGACCGGTCCGGAGGCCGGCGACGGCTGTCCATTCTGTGCGATCCCGTCGAAATCGGACGAGGACGGGCTCATCGTCGCGCGCGGCGAGAAGGTGTACGCCGTGCTGAATCTGTATCCGTACAACGGCGGGCATCTGATGGTGGTGCCGTACCGGCATGTCGCCGACTACACGGAGCTGGACGGCCCGGAGACCATGGAGCTGGCCGATTTCACCAAGCGGGCGATGGTGGCTCTGCGGGCGGCTTCGGGGGCGCACGGGTTCAATATCGGGCTCAATCAGGGTGCTTCCGCGGGGGCCGGTATCGCTGCGCATCTGCACCAGCACCTGGTGCCGCGCTGGGGTGGTGACACCAACTTCATGCCGGTGATCGGGCACACGAAGGTGCTGCCGCAGCTGCTCGCCGATACGCGCAAGATGCTGGCCGACGCCTGGCCGGCGGCGGGCTGA
- the pgsA gene encoding phosphatidylinositol phosphate synthase, with translation MLNKYARAFFTRVLTPFAALLLRLGVSPDAVTLIGTAGVMAGALVFFPMGEFFWGTIVITIFVFSDLVDGNMARQAGISSRWGAFLDSTLDRVADGAIFGGFALWYAGNGDDNVMCAVAIFCLASGQVVSYTKARGESIGLPVAVNGLVERAERLVISLVAAGLAGLHTFGVPGIQILLPIALWIVAVGSLVTLVQRVVTVRRESAEADAAEATAAGPGSGAAQ, from the coding sequence ATGCTGAACAAGTACGCGCGTGCATTTTTCACGCGTGTCCTCACACCGTTCGCCGCACTGTTGCTCCGTCTCGGCGTGAGCCCTGACGCGGTCACTCTGATCGGTACGGCCGGGGTGATGGCAGGTGCGCTGGTCTTCTTCCCGATGGGGGAGTTCTTCTGGGGCACGATCGTCATCACGATCTTCGTCTTCTCCGACCTCGTCGACGGCAACATGGCCCGGCAGGCGGGCATCTCCAGCCGCTGGGGCGCGTTCCTGGACTCGACCCTGGACCGGGTCGCCGACGGGGCGATCTTCGGCGGTTTCGCGCTCTGGTACGCGGGCAACGGCGACGACAACGTGATGTGCGCGGTCGCGATCTTCTGCCTGGCGAGCGGCCAGGTGGTCTCGTACACGAAGGCGCGTGGCGAGTCGATCGGGCTGCCCGTCGCGGTCAACGGTCTCGTGGAGCGTGCCGAGCGGCTGGTCATCTCGCTGGTCGCGGCCGGGCTGGCCGGGCTTCACACGTTCGGTGTCCCCGGCATCCAGATCCTGCTGCCGATCGCGCTGTGGATCGTCGCCGTGGGGAGTCTGGTGACGCTCGTGCAGCGGGTCGTGACCGTGCGCCGCGAGTCCGCGGAGGCCGATGCGGCCGAGGCCACCGCTGCGGGTCCGGGGAGCGGGGCCGCACAGTGA
- the thrS gene encoding threonine--tRNA ligase, with the protein MSDVRVIIQRDSEREERVVTTGTTAAELFPGERTVVAARVAGELKDLAYAVADGEVVEPVEISSEDGLNILRHSTAHVMAQAVQQLFPEAKLGIGPPVKDGFYYDFDVEKPFTPEDLKAIEKKMQEIQKRGQRFSRRVVTDEAAREELADEPYKLELIGIKGSASTDDGADVEVGGGELTIYDNLDPKTGDLCWKDLCRGPHLPTTRFIPAFKLMRNAAAYWRGSEKNPMLQRIYGTAWPTKDELKAHLEFLEEAAKRDHRKLGNELDLFSFPDEIGPGLAVFHPKGGVIRRAMEDYSRKRHEEEGYEFVYSPHATKGKLFEKSGHLDWYADGMYPPMQLDDGVDYYLKPMNCPMHNLIFDARGRSYRELPLRLFEFGTVYRYEKSGVVHGLTRSRGFTQDDAHIYCTREQMSEELDRTLTFVLNLLRDYGLTDFYLELSTKDPEKFVGSDETWDEATETLRQVAEKQGLPLVPDPGGAAFYGPKISVQARDAIGRTWQMSTIQLDFNLPERFDLEYTGPDGSKQRPVMIHRALFGSIERFFAVLLEHYAGAFPVWLAPVQAVGIPIGDAHIPYLQEFAAEARKKGLRVEVDASSDRMQKKIRNAQKAKMPFMIIVGDEDMNAGTVSFRYRDGSQENGVARDEAIAKLVDVVERRVQV; encoded by the coding sequence GTGTCAGACGTCCGTGTGATCATCCAACGCGATTCCGAGCGGGAAGAGCGCGTGGTGACGACGGGCACTACGGCAGCCGAGCTCTTCCCCGGCGAGCGCACCGTTGTCGCCGCCCGGGTCGCCGGTGAGCTGAAGGACCTCGCGTACGCCGTCGCCGACGGCGAGGTCGTCGAGCCCGTCGAGATCTCCTCCGAGGACGGCCTCAACATCCTGCGGCACTCCACCGCGCATGTCATGGCGCAGGCCGTGCAGCAGCTGTTCCCCGAGGCCAAGCTGGGCATCGGTCCGCCGGTCAAGGACGGCTTCTACTACGACTTCGACGTCGAGAAGCCGTTCACTCCCGAGGACCTCAAGGCCATCGAGAAGAAGATGCAGGAGATCCAGAAGCGGGGGCAGCGGTTCTCCCGCCGGGTCGTGACGGACGAGGCCGCCCGCGAGGAGCTGGCCGACGAGCCGTACAAGCTGGAGCTCATCGGCATCAAGGGCTCCGCCTCCACGGACGACGGCGCGGATGTCGAGGTGGGCGGCGGCGAGCTGACCATCTACGACAACCTCGACCCGAAGACCGGTGACCTGTGCTGGAAGGACCTCTGCCGGGGTCCGCACCTGCCGACCACCCGGTTCATCCCGGCATTCAAGCTGATGCGCAACGCCGCGGCGTACTGGCGGGGCAGCGAGAAGAACCCGATGCTCCAGCGCATCTACGGCACCGCCTGGCCCACCAAGGACGAGCTCAAGGCGCACCTGGAGTTCCTGGAGGAGGCCGCCAAGCGCGACCACCGCAAGCTCGGCAACGAACTGGACCTCTTCTCCTTCCCGGACGAGATCGGTCCCGGTCTCGCGGTCTTCCACCCCAAGGGCGGCGTCATTCGCCGGGCCATGGAGGACTATTCGCGCAAGCGGCACGAGGAGGAGGGCTACGAGTTCGTCTACTCCCCGCACGCCACCAAGGGCAAGCTCTTCGAGAAGTCCGGCCACCTGGACTGGTACGCCGACGGCATGTACCCGCCCATGCAGCTCGACGACGGGGTGGACTACTACCTCAAGCCGATGAACTGCCCGATGCACAACCTGATCTTCGACGCACGCGGGCGCTCGTACCGTGAACTGCCCTTGAGGCTCTTTGAGTTCGGGACCGTTTACCGGTACGAGAAGTCCGGCGTCGTGCACGGTCTGACCCGCTCGCGCGGCTTCACGCAGGACGACGCGCACATCTACTGCACGCGCGAGCAGATGTCGGAGGAGCTCGACCGGACGCTCACCTTCGTCCTGAACCTGCTCCGCGACTACGGTCTGACCGACTTCTATCTGGAACTCTCCACCAAGGATCCCGAGAAGTTCGTCGGCTCGGACGAGACTTGGGACGAGGCCACCGAGACGCTGCGCCAGGTCGCCGAGAAGCAGGGTCTGCCGCTGGTCCCGGACCCGGGCGGCGCCGCCTTCTACGGACCGAAGATCTCCGTCCAGGCGCGGGACGCCATCGGCCGTACCTGGCAGATGTCGACGATCCAGCTCGACTTCAACCTGCCGGAGCGCTTCGACCTGGAGTACACCGGCCCGGACGGCTCCAAGCAGCGCCCGGTCATGATCCACCGCGCGCTGTTCGGCTCCATCGAGCGGTTCTTCGCGGTGCTCCTTGAGCACTACGCGGGTGCGTTCCCGGTCTGGCTGGCCCCGGTCCAGGCGGTCGGCATCCCGATCGGCGACGCGCACATCCCGTACCTCCAGGAGTTCGCGGCGGAGGCGAGGAAGAAGGGGCTGCGGGTCGAGGTGGACGCCTCGTCCGACCGGATGCAGAAGAAGATCCGTAACGCGCAGAAGGCGAAAATGCCCTTCATGATCATCGTCGGTGACGAGGACATGAACGCGGGCACGGTGTCGTTCCGGTACCGCGACGGTTCGCAGGAGAACGGCGTTGCACGTGACGAGGCGATCGCCAAGCTCGTTGACGTGGTGGAGCGTCGCGTTCAGGTGTGA